The Deltaproteobacteria bacterium genome includes a region encoding these proteins:
- a CDS encoding indolepyruvate ferredoxin oxidoreductase, which yields MSVASGKKGDLKLYMGNEAIARGVLEAGVSVAAGYPGTPSSEIIENLAKASKERKIYVEWSVNEKVSLEVAAAASFAGLRSLCVMKQNGVNVASDFLLHLAYSGTRGGMVLLPCDDPGALSSVNEGEARNFARLVEIPLLEPGDFQEAKDVTKWAFELSEAIRNLVMVRSVTRLSHASGDVVLGELPEDEKKARFIHDGFVLDPMEGPVMSPPVAYKHGLLLDKLKKAVEMFEESPFNTYVGPDKPELVIITSSAAGLYAKEAVGLLNAGGKVGILRLVTTWPLPPKFMEKNLSMCDRFFVVEEVQPFLEENVKALAQELTAKTGPKTILGKRDGLLPMYGELNCDLVTAALAKLLNTTYQPVPQEYATAAMQKSFFGAPTRELTFCPGCPHRASFWGIHNSLCADGRQGFVCGDIGCYSMAVLPSGFSTLKTLHSMGSGTGVASGFGKLGPFGLDQPVVSVCGDSTFFHSAMPALVNAVHHRADITMIILDNSGTGMTGFQPHPGLCKDAMGQEAPSVDIPAVCRAIGAKVEICDPFDIVATQKVLKSLLMEKSGVRVLILRQICALSPEKKGKKKYDVAVNEEKCLGENCGCNRLCTRIFRCPGLFWDAEKKTSRIDDVICAGCGVCADICPAGAIMRLEN from the coding sequence ATGTCGGTCGCATCGGGTAAAAAGGGGGATTTGAAACTTTACATGGGCAACGAGGCCATAGCCCGTGGAGTCCTGGAGGCCGGTGTTTCCGTGGCGGCAGGGTATCCCGGCACGCCCTCGTCGGAAATCATCGAAAACCTTGCCAAAGCCTCCAAAGAACGCAAAATCTACGTTGAATGGTCCGTAAACGAGAAGGTTTCCCTGGAAGTTGCGGCTGCCGCCTCCTTCGCGGGCCTTAGAAGCCTTTGCGTAATGAAGCAAAACGGCGTCAACGTGGCCTCCGACTTCCTTTTGCACCTTGCCTATTCAGGCACGCGGGGCGGCATGGTGCTTCTGCCGTGCGACGACCCAGGAGCCCTTTCCTCGGTGAACGAGGGTGAGGCCCGCAACTTCGCGCGACTTGTGGAAATTCCGCTGCTTGAACCCGGCGATTTTCAGGAAGCCAAGGACGTCACCAAATGGGCCTTCGAGCTTTCCGAGGCCATAAGAAACCTGGTCATGGTGCGAAGCGTGACCAGGCTTTCCCACGCTTCCGGCGATGTGGTTCTGGGCGAGCTTCCCGAAGACGAAAAAAAAGCCCGGTTCATTCACGACGGCTTTGTGTTGGACCCCATGGAAGGCCCCGTCATGAGCCCGCCCGTGGCCTACAAGCACGGACTCCTTCTGGACAAGCTCAAAAAAGCCGTGGAGATGTTCGAGGAATCCCCCTTCAACACCTACGTCGGGCCTGATAAGCCTGAGCTTGTGATAATCACGTCAAGCGCCGCCGGGCTTTACGCCAAGGAGGCCGTGGGCCTTCTGAACGCTGGCGGCAAGGTGGGAATTTTAAGGCTCGTGACCACCTGGCCCCTGCCGCCAAAGTTCATGGAAAAGAACCTTTCCATGTGCGACCGCTTTTTCGTGGTGGAGGAGGTCCAGCCCTTTTTGGAGGAAAACGTCAAGGCCCTTGCCCAGGAGCTTACGGCCAAAACCGGCCCCAAGACCATTTTGGGCAAGCGCGACGGGTTACTCCCCATGTATGGCGAGCTTAACTGCGATCTGGTCACCGCAGCGCTCGCCAAACTGCTTAACACCACCTATCAGCCGGTGCCTCAGGAATACGCAACAGCCGCCATGCAGAAGAGCTTTTTCGGAGCGCCCACCCGCGAGCTTACATTCTGCCCCGGCTGCCCCCACCGGGCCAGCTTCTGGGGTATCCATAACTCCCTTTGCGCAGACGGGCGGCAGGGCTTCGTGTGCGGCGACATCGGCTGCTACAGCATGGCCGTGCTTCCTTCGGGCTTCTCCACCTTGAAAACCCTTCACTCGATGGGTTCGGGAACAGGCGTCGCATCCGGCTTCGGAAAATTGGGCCCCTTCGGGCTGGACCAGCCCGTTGTCTCGGTCTGCGGCGATTCAACCTTTTTCCATTCTGCAATGCCCGCCCTGGTGAACGCTGTGCACCACAGGGCCGACATCACAATGATTATTCTGGACAACTCCGGCACCGGCATGACGGGCTTCCAGCCCCATCCGGGCCTCTGCAAGGACGCCATGGGCCAGGAGGCCCCGTCCGTTGACATCCCCGCCGTGTGCAGGGCAATAGGCGCGAAAGTGGAAATCTGCGACCCCTTCGACATAGTCGCCACCCAGAAGGTTCTTAAAAGCCTTCTGATGGAAAAATCAGGCGTGCGGGTTCTGATCCTCCGGCAAATCTGCGCCCTGTCCCCGGAAAAAAAGGGCAAGAAAAAGTACGACGTTGCCGTCAACGAGGAAAAATGCCTGGGTGAAAACTGCGGATGCAACCGTCTTTGCACACGCATCTTCCGCTGCCCCGGCCTTTTCTGGGACGCTGAAAAGAAAACCAGCCGCATAGACGACGTTATCTGCGCGGGCTGCGGGGTGTGCGCCGATATCTGCCCCGCCGGAGCCATTATGCGCCTGGAAAACTGA
- a CDS encoding indolepyruvate oxidoreductase subunit beta — protein sequence MAILAKDPTNVIITGVGGQGNVLASRLLGNMLSRKGLNVTIGETFGASQRGGSVMSHLRISAKGSWSPQIPKGAADVVVALEPIEALRVLGEYGHPGVKVLANTRSIYPVGCISGDMAYPSLEEVKKGVGELSAASWFIDATDEAVKLGAAILGNVIMMGALAGTGVLPIDRETFTQTVTAAMDASKVDINLKAYDLGLSLVQ from the coding sequence ATGGCAATTTTGGCCAAGGATCCGACGAACGTCATCATCACCGGGGTGGGCGGCCAGGGAAACGTTCTGGCCTCGCGCCTTCTTGGAAACATGCTCTCACGGAAGGGCCTTAACGTCACCATCGGCGAGACCTTCGGCGCAAGCCAGCGGGGCGGCTCGGTCATGAGCCACCTCAGGATTTCCGCCAAAGGCTCCTGGTCGCCCCAGATTCCCAAGGGAGCCGCTGACGTGGTGGTGGCTTTGGAGCCCATCGAGGCCCTTAGGGTGCTCGGCGAATACGGACATCCGGGCGTAAAGGTGCTTGCCAACACCCGGAGCATCTATCCGGTTGGATGCATATCAGGCGACATGGCCTACCCGTCCCTCGAAGAAGTGAAAAAGGGCGTGGGCGAGCTTTCGGCGGCTTCCTGGTTCATTGACGCCACCGACGAGGCGGTGAAACTGGGCGCGGCAATTTTGGGAAACGTCATCATGATGGGAGCCCTTGCCGGGACCGGAGTTCTGCCCATTGACCGGGAAACCTTTACGCAAACGGTTACGGCGGCCATGGACGCGTCCAAGGTGGACATAAATCTGAAAGCCTACGATCTGGGCCTCTCTTTGGTTCAATAG
- a CDS encoding sulfite exporter TauE/SafE family protein, whose product MGDWWAFPAGVVISVIVSSVGISGGIMWMPFLLVALKVPVGSAVATSLLIQSVGMASAAIAYGRTGGVDLKLAGFLMILTIPGIWAGAVLSRLLSAGNLEMTLGILATATALWFVFSHEDYGSPTRLRVPVREAARWLWIALPLSVGSGLLSTGLGEWLVPLLRGRLNVVMRAAIATCIVVAFGVSVVAFSVHTALGARPDLGLAAWAIPGVLIGGQTGPRITSRVPERLLKEIFIFALTLVGIHLIYRSYPVA is encoded by the coding sequence ATGGGCGACTGGTGGGCCTTTCCGGCGGGCGTCGTGATTTCCGTCATAGTCAGCTCAGTGGGAATTTCGGGCGGCATAATGTGGATGCCCTTTCTGCTGGTGGCCTTAAAGGTCCCGGTGGGAAGCGCCGTGGCCACCTCCCTTCTCATCCAGTCGGTTGGCATGGCCTCAGCCGCCATTGCCTACGGTCGCACCGGCGGCGTCGATCTGAAGCTGGCCGGGTTCCTGATGATTCTCACCATCCCCGGAATCTGGGCGGGGGCGGTGCTCTCCCGCCTTTTGTCCGCCGGAAACCTTGAAATGACCCTGGGAATCCTTGCCACGGCAACGGCCCTGTGGTTCGTTTTCAGCCACGAGGACTACGGCTCGCCCACCCGCCTGCGCGTGCCGGTGCGCGAGGCCGCCCGCTGGCTCTGGATAGCCCTCCCCCTTTCCGTGGGAAGCGGCCTTTTGAGCACCGGCCTCGGCGAATGGCTGGTGCCCCTTTTGCGCGGGCGCTTGAACGTGGTCATGAGGGCCGCCATCGCAACCTGCATAGTGGTGGCCTTTGGCGTAAGCGTGGTGGCTTTTTCCGTCCACACGGCCTTAGGTGCCCGGCCCGACCTGGGCCTTGCCGCCTGGGCCATACCGGGGGTTCTCATCGGAGGCCAGACAGGACCGCGAATAACCAGCCGCGTGCCGGAAAGGCTTCTGAAGGAAATCTTCATCTTCGCCCTCACCCTGGTCGGAATCCACCTGATCTACCGCTCCTACCCCGTGGCATAA
- a CDS encoding OmpW family protein: MRKQMITILCVGIMVMFAAGSAFAGEAGKWGVGLRLGYSGYAGDTFNDSGVDIDFDPDGAAFYGANLTYFLSNDWALEGALEYCTTQIDAKAAGWTDDIGDLTQIPLLLTLRYQPTVGAWMPYVGAGVGYYLNSFDSSDPADDSDFEDSFGFLLNLGADYMVNANNCLGLDLRYTFNSAEVEDEPDSPDFELNAFQAGLTWKYLF; this comes from the coding sequence ATGCGCAAACAGATGATTACCATTTTATGTGTGGGCATCATGGTGATGTTCGCGGCGGGTTCGGCCTTCGCGGGCGAAGCGGGCAAGTGGGGCGTGGGCCTTCGGCTCGGCTATTCGGGCTACGCGGGCGACACCTTTAACGACAGTGGCGTTGACATAGACTTCGATCCGGACGGCGCTGCGTTTTACGGCGCGAACCTGACCTATTTCTTGAGCAACGACTGGGCACTTGAAGGCGCGCTGGAATACTGCACCACCCAGATTGACGCCAAGGCGGCGGGCTGGACCGATGACATCGGCGACCTGACTCAGATCCCCCTTCTTCTCACCCTCCGCTATCAGCCCACCGTGGGCGCGTGGATGCCCTACGTTGGCGCGGGCGTGGGCTACTACTTAAACAGCTTTGATTCCTCCGACCCGGCGGACGACTCCGATTTTGAAGACAGCTTCGGGTTCCTTCTGAATCTTGGCGCCGACTACATGGTAAACGCCAATAACTGCCTGGGCCTGGACCTTCGCTACACCTTCAACAGCGCGGAAGTCGAGGATGAGCCCGATTCTCCGGACTTCGAATTGAACGCTTTCCAGGCAGGCCTTACCTGGAAATACCTGTTCTAG
- a CDS encoding alpha/beta fold hydrolase: protein MDPVSVLDHPDVSRVLFHPRKQSPALPPEGARDLIFTAYDGTPLGGRLFEAAGTHAPTILFFHGNGEIAEDYDDIASLFNDSGINLIVADYRGYGASRGIPTVSDMLRDAHAIFGELQRLLAKENRNPELWIMGRSLGSASALEIASNCENGVAGLIIESGFSRTAPLLRVLGLNAARLGMADEADPLDHTGKIARFGKRTLIIHSEYDEIISLAQGEELYEASKAARKRFFLVRGAGHNDIFFADPAGYMEAVREIIAGP, encoded by the coding sequence ATGGACCCTGTTTCGGTTCTGGATCATCCCGATGTCTCACGGGTGCTTTTCCACCCCAGAAAGCAAAGCCCGGCCCTGCCGCCCGAAGGCGCCCGCGATCTGATCTTTACGGCATACGACGGGACGCCTCTGGGCGGACGTTTATTCGAGGCCGCCGGGACCCATGCCCCCACCATCCTCTTTTTCCACGGGAACGGCGAAATCGCGGAGGACTACGACGACATCGCCTCCCTGTTCAACGACAGCGGCATCAATCTTATAGTGGCCGATTACCGGGGCTACGGCGCAAGCCGGGGAATCCCCACGGTTTCCGACATGTTGCGGGACGCCCACGCGATTTTCGGCGAGCTTCAAAGGCTTCTGGCGAAAGAGAACCGCAACCCCGAATTATGGATAATGGGCCGGTCTCTTGGAAGCGCATCGGCCCTTGAAATCGCATCCAACTGCGAAAACGGCGTGGCCGGACTCATAATCGAAAGCGGATTTTCACGCACCGCGCCGCTCTTGCGCGTGCTCGGTTTAAACGCCGCCCGCCTCGGAATGGCAGATGAGGCCGATCCCCTTGACCACACCGGAAAGATCGCCCGGTTCGGAAAGCGAACCCTTATCATTCACTCGGAATACGACGAAATTATCTCCCTTGCCCAGGGCGAGGAGCTTTACGAGGCATCGAAGGCCGCCCGCAAGCGCTTTTTCCTGGTAAGGGGCGCGGGCCACAACGACATCTTCTTTGCCGACCCCGCCGGATACATGGAGGCTGTAAGAGAAATCATCGCGGGGCCTTAG
- a CDS encoding methyltransferase domain-containing protein, producing MLRERPSSFSTAEDIMNTVSGLFSARVLLTAHELGVFEVLDRGPQSPAKVAMAIGSDPRATDRLLNALVALGLIEKKDGLLTNGPIASMHLVPEKPGFLAGLSHTAHLWESWSTLTQAVKTGKCMERPAVNDAGSAWLSSFIAAMHWRAVRQAPRVVPLVDVPENGRVLDVGGGSGAYSAEFARRGKNVRAVVFDLPNVLPLTRSYLEREGVSHLVDTVPGDYLTDNFPAGFDVVFLSAIIHSNPPEANVRLFERCAAALAPGGVLVVQDFIMEPSRTAPIFGAFFALNMLVGTCGGDTFTENEVAEWMREAGLDPGALSDTGVGTGLMIGKKPAE from the coding sequence ATGCTAAGGGAACGGCCCTCCTCCTTTTCCACAGCCGAAGACATAATGAACACGGTTTCCGGCCTTTTTTCCGCAAGGGTGCTGCTTACGGCCCACGAGCTTGGGGTGTTCGAGGTTCTGGATCGCGGCCCACAGAGCCCGGCCAAGGTGGCCATGGCCATAGGATCGGACCCGCGCGCCACGGATCGCCTTCTAAACGCCCTTGTGGCCCTTGGACTCATCGAAAAAAAAGACGGTCTTTTGACCAACGGCCCCATAGCGTCAATGCACCTGGTGCCGGAAAAGCCCGGTTTCCTGGCCGGGCTCTCCCATACCGCCCACTTGTGGGAATCCTGGAGCACCCTCACACAGGCAGTCAAAACCGGGAAATGCATGGAGCGCCCGGCGGTCAACGACGCGGGTTCCGCCTGGCTGTCGTCCTTCATCGCCGCCATGCACTGGCGGGCCGTGCGCCAAGCCCCAAGGGTGGTTCCCCTGGTGGATGTCCCGGAAAACGGCAGGGTGCTGGACGTGGGCGGCGGAAGCGGGGCATACTCCGCCGAATTCGCCAGAAGGGGCAAAAACGTCAGGGCCGTGGTCTTCGATCTTCCCAACGTGCTTCCGCTCACACGCTCCTACCTGGAGCGGGAAGGGGTCTCGCACCTGGTGGACACGGTCCCCGGCGATTATCTCACGGACAATTTCCCCGCTGGTTTCGACGTGGTTTTCCTCTCCGCCATAATCCACTCAAACCCGCCCGAAGCCAACGTCAGGCTCTTCGAGCGCTGCGCCGCAGCCCTGGCTCCGGGCGGAGTTCTGGTAGTGCAGGATTTCATCATGGAGCCAAGCCGAACCGCTCCCATTTTCGGGGCCTTCTTCGCCCTCAACATGCTGGTGGGGACTTGCGGCGGCGACACCTTCACCGAAAACGAGGTGGCGGAATGGATGAGGGAGGCGGGCCTTGACCCCGGCGCCTTATCGGACACCGGCGTCGGAACCGGGCTCATGATTGGGAAAAAGCCCGCAGAATGA
- a CDS encoding alpha/beta fold hydrolase, with amino-acid sequence MDIAVSERVVLLHGLMRRAGSMKILARRLEAEGFETELVGYPSRSRSIEALADITAQKIRSLDPHDGGRIHFVTHSLGGILARVMLQKGGWPNLGRVVMLAPPNGGSELADLLIRTPLLWRIYGQPVRELGTGPESLPNNLPKPDYEVGVIAGNRSPNPLFSLFIKGPDDGKVGVAKARLDGMKDFIVIRRTHSFIMNSPEAARQTVHFLRHGRFEKMI; translated from the coding sequence GTGGATATAGCGGTTTCAGAGCGGGTGGTTCTGCTTCACGGGCTTATGCGGCGGGCCGGATCAATGAAAATCCTGGCCCGCCGGCTTGAAGCGGAGGGGTTTGAGACGGAATTGGTGGGCTACCCTTCCAGGTCCCGCTCCATAGAGGCTCTTGCCGACATCACGGCTCAAAAAATCCGCAGCCTTGACCCTCACGATGGGGGGCGTATCCATTTCGTCACCCACTCTTTGGGCGGCATTCTTGCACGGGTTATGCTTCAAAAAGGCGGCTGGCCAAACCTTGGCAGGGTGGTGATGCTTGCCCCGCCCAACGGCGGAAGCGAACTTGCGGACCTTCTCATCAGAACGCCCCTTCTTTGGCGCATTTACGGCCAGCCCGTGCGGGAACTGGGCACAGGCCCGGAAAGCCTGCCTAATAACCTTCCCAAGCCCGATTATGAAGTGGGGGTCATCGCCGGAAACCGGAGCCCGAATCCCTTGTTTTCGCTCTTCATCAAAGGCCCGGACGACGGCAAGGTAGGCGTGGCCAAAGCCCGCCTCGACGGCATGAAGGATTTTATCGTCATCCGCCGCACCCACTCCTTTATAATGAACTCCCCCGAAGCCGCCCGCCAGACCGTTCATTTCCTTCGGCACGGGCGATTTGAAAAAATGATCTGA
- a CDS encoding 3-isopropylmalate dehydratase small subunit — MELTGRVFRFGDDVDTDLIIPARYLNQSDPAHLAAHCMEDADPAFAKNVKPGDFIVAGKNFGCGSSREHAPISIKAAGVACVIAKSYARIFYRNAFNMGLTILECPDTDDIPEGATLSVDLSAGKITDTATGRTYTATAIPPFMQELVAAGGLMSWMGRRLGASPG; from the coding sequence ATGGAATTAACCGGCAGGGTTTTCCGCTTCGGCGACGACGTTGACACGGACCTCATAATACCCGCGCGGTATCTCAATCAAAGCGACCCGGCGCATCTTGCGGCCCACTGCATGGAGGACGCCGACCCGGCCTTCGCCAAAAACGTGAAGCCGGGGGATTTCATCGTGGCGGGAAAGAACTTCGGGTGCGGGTCCAGCCGTGAGCACGCCCCCATAAGTATAAAGGCAGCAGGGGTTGCCTGCGTGATAGCCAAAAGCTACGCCAGGATATTCTACCGCAACGCCTTCAACATGGGGCTCACCATCCTGGAATGCCCGGACACGGACGATATTCCCGAAGGCGCAACGCTTTCCGTTGACCTTTCGGCTGGAAAAATCACCGACACCGCAACCGGCAGGACCTACACGGCCACGGCCATACCGCCTTTCATGCAGGAGCTTGTGGCGGCGGGGGGGCTGATGAGCTGGATGGGCAGGCGTTTGGGGGCTTCACCAGGCTAG
- the leuC gene encoding 3-isopropylmalate dehydratase large subunit, which yields MPMTITEKILAAHAGRESVSPGELVMAKVDIALGNDITAPIAINEFEKAGAKKVFDKDRVILVPDHFCPTKDIASAMQVQKVRDFATRQNLTHWYEGGESGVEHALLPEKGLVVPGDVVIGADSHTCTYGAMGAFATGVGSTDLAFAMATGEVWLRVPESIKFVYEGKLNPWVEGKDLILYTIGDIGVDGALYQAMEFTGPVIEGLSMSQRLTMSNMAIEAGAKCGMIAPDKVTEEYVTGRALRPWTFYASDPDAVYAKTVVYDVSKIEPQVAFPHLPENTRPVSEAGNVPIHQVVIGSCTNGRIEDMRMAASVLKGRKADKNVRLIVIPATPWIYRKAMEEGLFTIFLDAGAVISPPTCGPCLGGHMGILAKGERAVATTNRNFVGRMGHQESEVYLTNPAVAAASAVLGRVAHPGEL from the coding sequence ATGCCGATGACCATAACCGAAAAAATTCTGGCGGCCCACGCGGGCCGCGAAAGCGTATCACCCGGCGAGCTTGTGATGGCCAAGGTGGATATTGCCCTTGGAAACGACATAACCGCGCCCATAGCCATAAACGAGTTCGAGAAGGCGGGCGCGAAAAAGGTATTCGACAAGGACAGGGTGATCCTGGTCCCCGATCATTTCTGCCCCACCAAGGACATCGCAAGCGCCATGCAGGTCCAGAAGGTGCGCGATTTCGCCACCCGGCAGAACCTCACCCACTGGTACGAGGGCGGCGAAAGCGGGGTGGAACACGCACTTCTGCCCGAAAAGGGCCTCGTGGTTCCCGGCGATGTGGTGATAGGCGCTGACAGCCACACCTGCACCTACGGGGCCATGGGGGCATTTGCGACGGGCGTCGGCTCAACCGACCTGGCCTTTGCCATGGCAACCGGCGAGGTGTGGCTGAGGGTTCCCGAAAGCATCAAATTTGTTTACGAGGGAAAACTGAACCCCTGGGTTGAGGGAAAGGACCTCATCCTTTATACGATAGGCGACATCGGCGTTGACGGCGCGCTCTATCAGGCCATGGAGTTCACCGGGCCGGTCATCGAGGGGCTTTCCATGTCCCAGCGCCTCACCATGAGCAACATGGCCATTGAAGCGGGCGCAAAGTGCGGCATGATCGCGCCCGATAAGGTCACCGAGGAGTATGTAACGGGCCGTGCGCTTCGCCCCTGGACCTTCTACGCCAGCGACCCGGACGCGGTTTACGCGAAAACCGTGGTTTACGACGTGAGTAAAATCGAGCCCCAGGTGGCCTTTCCGCACCTTCCCGAAAACACCCGGCCCGTAAGCGAGGCCGGAAACGTGCCCATCCATCAGGTCGTGATAGGCTCGTGCACCAACGGGCGCATCGAGGACATGCGCATGGCCGCCTCTGTTCTGAAAGGCAGGAAGGCCGACAAAAACGTCCGCCTCATCGTGATTCCCGCCACGCCCTGGATTTACCGCAAGGCAATGGAAGAGGGGCTTTTCACCATATTCCTGGACGCCGGGGCCGTCATATCGCCCCCCACCTGCGGCCCCTGCCTTGGCGGGCACATGGGAATCCTCGCCAAGGGCGAGAGGGCCGTGGCCACCACCAACCGCAACTTCGTGGGCCGCATGGGCCACCAGGAAAGCGAAGTCTATCTTACGAATCCGGCGGTTGCGGCGGCTTCGGCGGTTTTGGGGAGAGTCGCTCATCCTGGCGAGTTGTAG
- a CDS encoding type II toxin-antitoxin system HicB family antitoxin, protein MKLKVIVHEAEEGGYWAEVPSIPGCATQGDTFFELLLNLREAIEGCLSVNCPS, encoded by the coding sequence ATGAAGCTCAAGGTCATTGTTCACGAGGCCGAAGAAGGCGGATATTGGGCCGAAGTGCCTTCAATTCCCGGCTGCGCCACCCAGGGGGACACCTTTTTCGAGCTTCTTTTAAATCTCCGTGAGGCCATTGAAGGATGCCTTTCGGTAAATTGCCCGTCATAA
- the dnaK gene encoding molecular chaperone DnaK — translation MKKVVGIDLGTTNSCVAIMEGGDPKVLTNPEGGRTTPSIVAISASGERLVGQIAKRQAITNPSNTVFAVKRLIGRKFDSKIVQDDLNILPYKVVRADNADAWVELQGNKYSPQEISSFILSYMKKAAEDYLGEPVTDAVITVPAYFDDSQRQATKDAGKIAGLNVLRIVNEPTAAALAYGLDKKKEEKVAVFDLGGGTFDISILEIAEGVFEVKSTNGDTHLGGEDFDLRIIDYLADEFKKDQGIDLRGDKMALQRLKEAAEKAKMELSTSMETEVNLPFITADASGPKHLNIRLGRSKLEALVGQLLDKLEGPCRMALNDAKLSPAQIDEVILVGGMTRMPAVQARVAKIFGKEPHRGVNPDEVVAVGAAIQAGVLKGDVKDVLLLDVTPLSLGIETLGGVMTRLIDKNTTIPVKKSQVFSTAADNQPAVSIHVLQGEREMSSDNKTLGRFELMGIPPAPRGVPQVEVTFDIDANGIVSVGAKDLGTGKEQSIKITASSGLSKEEINQMVKDAEMHAEDDRKKRDLVDARNHADALAYQTEKTLKEMGDKVDEATKQSVTEAVERLKKALESSDDAAEIRRLTDELTQASHKLAEAMYAKASQQAGPGPDQGGPEDPSQGGSQQSGGSDDDVVDAEYQEMK, via the coding sequence ATGAAAAAGGTAGTGGGCATAGACCTTGGAACCACCAATTCCTGCGTGGCAATAATGGAGGGCGGAGACCCCAAGGTCCTCACCAACCCGGAAGGCGGGCGCACCACCCCTTCCATCGTGGCCATTTCCGCCTCCGGCGAGCGCCTCGTGGGCCAGATCGCCAAGCGCCAGGCAATCACCAACCCCAGCAACACCGTGTTCGCGGTAAAAAGGCTCATTGGCCGCAAGTTCGATTCCAAGATTGTCCAGGATGACTTGAACATCCTTCCATACAAGGTGGTCCGGGCCGACAACGCCGACGCCTGGGTGGAACTCCAGGGCAACAAGTACAGCCCCCAGGAGATTTCCTCCTTTATTTTGAGCTACATGAAAAAGGCCGCCGAGGATTACCTGGGCGAGCCCGTCACCGACGCCGTCATCACGGTTCCCGCCTATTTCGACGACTCCCAGCGCCAGGCCACCAAGGACGCGGGGAAAATCGCGGGCTTGAACGTCCTTCGCATAGTCAACGAGCCCACGGCGGCTGCCCTGGCCTATGGCCTGGACAAGAAGAAGGAAGAGAAGGTCGCGGTCTTCGACCTTGGCGGCGGCACCTTCGACATCTCGATTCTGGAAATCGCCGAGGGCGTGTTCGAGGTGAAATCCACCAACGGCGACACCCACCTGGGCGGCGAGGATTTCGATCTTCGGATCATCGATTACCTTGCCGACGAGTTCAAGAAGGACCAGGGCATCGACCTTCGCGGCGACAAGATGGCCCTGCAGCGGCTCAAGGAAGCGGCGGAAAAGGCCAAGATGGAGCTTTCCACCAGCATGGAGACGGAGGTCAACCTCCCCTTCATCACGGCGGACGCATCCGGCCCCAAGCATTTGAACATCAGGCTCGGACGCTCCAAGCTGGAGGCCCTGGTGGGCCAGCTTCTGGACAAGCTGGAAGGCCCCTGCCGCATGGCTTTGAACGACGCCAAGCTCTCGCCCGCCCAGATCGACGAGGTGATACTGGTTGGCGGCATGACCCGTATGCCAGCGGTCCAGGCCAGGGTGGCCAAGATTTTCGGCAAGGAGCCCCACAGGGGCGTGAATCCTGATGAAGTGGTGGCGGTTGGCGCGGCAATCCAGGCCGGGGTCTTGAAGGGCGACGTGAAGGACGTGCTTTTGCTGGACGTCACCCCGCTTTCCCTTGGCATCGAGACCTTAGGCGGCGTCATGACAAGGCTCATCGACAAGAACACCACCATCCCGGTGAAAAAGAGCCAGGTCTTCTCCACCGCCGCAGACAACCAGCCAGCGGTCTCCATCCACGTGCTCCAGGGCGAGCGCGAGATGTCTTCCGACAACAAGACCCTTGGCCGCTTCGAGCTGATGGGAATTCCCCCGGCCCCGCGCGGCGTGCCCCAGGTTGAGGTCACCTTTGACATCGACGCCAACGGCATAGTGTCGGTGGGTGCGAAGGACCTTGGCACGGGCAAGGAGCAGAGCATCAAGATCACGGCGTCTTCCGGCCTTTCCAAGGAAGAGATCAACCAGATGGTGAAGGACGCCGAGATGCACGCCGAGGACGACAGGAAAAAGCGCGACCTCGTGGATGCCCGCAACCACGCCGACGCCCTTGCCTACCAGACCGAAAAGACCCTGAAGGAGATGGGCGACAAGGTTGACGAGGCCACCAAGCAGAGCGTCACTGAGGCCGTGGAGAGACTCAAGAAGGCCCTGGAATCGAGCGATGACGCGGCGGAAATCCGCCGGCTCACCGACGAGCTTACCCAGGCTTCCCACAAGCTGGCCGAGGCCATGTACGCGAAGGCCTCCCAGCAGGCCGGGCCCGGACCGGACCAGGGCGGCCCCGAAGACCCCTCCCAGGGGGGAAGCCAGCAGTCCGGCGGCTCGGACGACGACGTGGTGGATGCCGAGTACCAGGAAATGAAGTAA